Proteins encoded by one window of Deinococcus radiodurans R1 = ATCC 13939 = DSM 20539:
- a CDS encoding phosphatase PAP2 family protein, with amino-acid sequence MPAAPTPPTSSPPNPVSPAPTPPPQHIIRQHGRTVLLLLLAVLAPLLLFADLADDVLKHGGFVWDRTILEWYAARRTPGLTQAAQVLALVAGVGGLPIITLLVAWGLHRARANVHAAFLVLAVAGATLLNVLAKVMFHRPRPDELIAVLREPGFSFPSGHAMANAAFGIALALAFWRSKAGWPLVVFGVLWALLVGASRNYLGVHYPSDVLAGFLASTAWVFGLYLTMGQRWPALRRAPAGEHDTRPPLKRPAVRPADEK; translated from the coding sequence ATGCCCGCCGCGCCCACGCCCCCCACTTCAAGCCCGCCTAACCCAGTCAGCCCGGCCCCGACGCCGCCGCCTCAGCACATCATCCGGCAGCACGGGCGCACCGTGCTGTTGCTGCTGCTCGCGGTGCTGGCGCCGCTGCTGCTGTTTGCCGACCTCGCCGACGACGTGCTCAAACACGGCGGGTTTGTTTGGGACCGGACGATTCTGGAGTGGTACGCCGCGCGCCGTACACCGGGGCTGACGCAGGCGGCGCAGGTGCTCGCGCTCGTCGCCGGGGTGGGCGGGCTGCCGATCATCACGCTGCTCGTCGCCTGGGGCCTGCACCGCGCGCGCGCCAACGTGCACGCGGCGTTTCTGGTGCTGGCGGTGGCGGGGGCCACGCTGCTCAACGTGCTCGCCAAGGTGATGTTTCACCGGCCCCGGCCCGACGAACTCATCGCCGTGCTGCGCGAGCCAGGATTTTCCTTTCCCAGCGGGCACGCGATGGCGAACGCGGCCTTCGGAATTGCGCTCGCGCTCGCCTTCTGGCGCTCGAAGGCCGGGTGGCCGCTCGTCGTGTTCGGCGTGCTGTGGGCGCTGCTCGTCGGCGCGAGCCGCAATTACCTCGGCGTGCATTACCCGAGCGACGTGCTCGCGGGCTTTCTGGCGAGTACGGCCTGGGTGTTCGGCCTCTACCTGACGATGGGCCAGCGCTGGCCGGCGCTGCGCCGCGCTCCGGCGGGCGAGCACGACACCCGGCCTCCGCTCAAGCGGCCCGCAGTCCGCCCAGCAGATGAAAAGTAG
- a CDS encoding methionine ABC transporter permease has product MSWAELGPLLWQGTLETLWMVLPAALIAEVLGVALGVLLTLTRPGGLKANGVVFRVLDALVNIGRSLPFIILLVLLIPLTRLVTGTSIGSTAAIVPLTIAAIPFVARLVDGALRDVPHGVTEAARAMGASTAQVVGKVLLPEARPALIHSFTVMFVSLIGYSAMAGAIGGGGLGDLAIRYGYQRFETGVMIATVLVLLLLVQGAQWLGDRAAARADHR; this is encoded by the coding sequence ATGAGTTGGGCCGAGCTCGGGCCGCTGCTGTGGCAGGGCACGCTGGAAACGCTGTGGATGGTGCTCCCCGCCGCGCTGATTGCCGAGGTGCTCGGCGTGGCGCTGGGGGTGCTGCTCACGCTGACGCGGCCCGGCGGGCTCAAGGCGAACGGCGTGGTCTTTCGGGTGCTCGACGCCCTGGTCAATATCGGACGCAGCCTGCCGTTCATCATCCTGCTGGTGCTGCTCATTCCGCTGACCCGCCTGGTGACGGGCACCTCCATCGGCTCCACCGCCGCCATCGTGCCGCTGACCATCGCCGCGATTCCCTTCGTGGCCCGGCTGGTGGACGGCGCCCTGCGCGACGTGCCGCACGGCGTGACCGAGGCCGCCCGCGCGATGGGCGCGAGCACCGCTCAGGTCGTCGGCAAGGTGCTGCTTCCCGAGGCGCGGCCCGCGCTCATTCACTCGTTCACCGTCATGTTTGTCAGCCTCATCGGGTACTCGGCCATGGCCGGGGCCATCGGTGGCGGGGGGCTGGGTGACCTGGCGATTCGCTACGGCTACCAGCGCTTCGAAACCGGCGTGATGATCGCCACCGTTCTCGTGTTGCTGCTGCTGGTGCAGGGCGCGCAGTGGCTCGGCGACCGCGCCGCCGCCCGCGCCGACCACCGCTGA
- the lnt gene encoding apolipoprotein N-acyltransferase, which produces MPRRPHLPPPAVSALLGVALALTMPPLKTGLLAPFVLAALLWYAAQAPAPRQVAGRVWWAVFALTTIHLWWLTAFLGNIFSFPPAGVLAFALYALEGGFFALMAYVVARLVHSPRGRVWALAGGWGVVEYLRFLGPLAFPWPTLGYALLPTPLIQVADLGGVLLASVLILGLAAALASRSKKGVLTVSLVWLAALGYGLTRTPGEGPEQPMRVLRTTFDSFGRATGYVSPEQQFSQMLPVSQSRPPGSVLVWSETALMLPAPPSTVPQFPAPGITGLRTLTPDQNSVISVNTDGQVTGQNVKAKLVPFGEEFPFYRILKPVYGLFEKALGFEFGSLEAARTVQPLSLNGVKYGTYVCYDSVFPWVARQLARQGAGLLVNPSNDGWYQGWGVQQHFWMGRVRAIEQRRWLVRSVNLGVAGAVDDLGRPVQTVDRGDAVQSLDVRPKLLGRQTLYARLGDTPALALLLALVGVGVWRRREGIHS; this is translated from the coding sequence ATGCCGCGCCGCCCGCACCTGCCGCCCCCCGCCGTGTCCGCCCTGCTCGGGGTGGCCCTCGCGCTGACGATGCCGCCGCTCAAGACGGGACTGCTCGCGCCGTTTGTCCTCGCCGCGCTGCTGTGGTACGCCGCGCAAGCCCCCGCCCCCCGGCAGGTCGCGGGCCGGGTGTGGTGGGCGGTCTTCGCCCTGACGACCATTCACCTGTGGTGGCTGACCGCCTTTCTGGGCAACATCTTCAGCTTTCCGCCCGCCGGGGTGCTGGCGTTCGCGCTCTACGCCCTCGAAGGCGGATTCTTTGCGCTGATGGCGTATGTGGTCGCCCGGCTCGTTCACTCGCCGCGGGGCCGCGTCTGGGCGCTCGCGGGCGGCTGGGGCGTGGTCGAATACCTGCGCTTTCTCGGCCCGCTCGCCTTTCCCTGGCCGACGCTCGGGTATGCGCTGCTGCCCACGCCGCTGATTCAGGTGGCCGACCTCGGCGGGGTGCTGCTGGCGAGCGTGCTGATTCTCGGCCTCGCGGCGGCGCTGGCGAGTCGGTCTAAAAAGGGCGTCCTGACCGTGAGCCTGGTCTGGCTCGCGGCCCTCGGCTATGGCCTGACGCGCACGCCGGGGGAGGGCCCCGAGCAGCCGATGCGGGTGCTGCGGACGACTTTCGATTCGTTTGGGCGGGCAACTGGGTATGTTTCGCCTGAGCAGCAATTCTCCCAGATGCTCCCGGTCAGTCAGAGCCGCCCGCCCGGCAGCGTCCTCGTCTGGAGCGAAACGGCGCTGATGCTTCCTGCACCTCCGAGCACCGTGCCGCAGTTCCCGGCTCCGGGCATTACCGGCCTGCGTACCCTGACGCCTGACCAGAACAGTGTGATTTCCGTGAACACTGACGGTCAGGTGACTGGACAGAATGTCAAGGCCAAGCTCGTGCCCTTCGGCGAGGAATTCCCATTTTACCGCATTCTGAAACCCGTCTACGGCCTTTTCGAGAAAGCGCTCGGCTTCGAGTTCGGTTCTCTGGAAGCGGCCAGGACCGTGCAGCCCCTCAGCCTGAACGGCGTCAAATACGGCACCTACGTCTGCTACGACTCGGTGTTTCCCTGGGTCGCCCGGCAACTTGCCCGCCAGGGCGCCGGGCTGCTCGTCAACCCGTCCAACGACGGCTGGTACCAGGGCTGGGGGGTGCAGCAGCATTTCTGGATGGGCCGGGTGCGCGCCATCGAGCAGCGGCGCTGGCTGGTGCGCAGCGTGAACCTCGGCGTGGCCGGCGCGGTGGACGACCTCGGGCGCCCGGTGCAGACCGTGGACCGGGGCGACGCCGTGCAGTCGCTCGACGTGCGCCCGAAGCTCCTCGGCAGGCAGACGCTCTACGCCCGGCTGGGCGACACGCCGGCGCTGGCGCTGCTGCTGGCACTGGTGGGCGTGGGGGTCTGGCGCCGCCGTGAAGGCATTCACTCCTAA
- a CDS encoding alpha/beta fold hydrolase, which translates to MLGRVKVEEYREGAATLRYQVSGTGGDPVVLIHGLSGSWRWWRRQLPVLAARHRVYVVDLTGYGHHAAWRQRSLGVREDAALIARWLAAQGLEHVTLIGHSMGGHIAVHVAALAPERVSGLVLACASGLLRDHPVRAALHLPRAALTGRPSFLPVILADSARAGLPNLWRSATQLLRDSVLELLPDIHARTLVVWGGRDALIPVALGRQLAASIPGAQYVELPRAGHVVMVDDPAGFNRAVLEFLAQDAETQDPGTQVPGA; encoded by the coding sequence ATGCTGGGCCGCGTGAAGGTCGAGGAATACCGCGAAGGGGCCGCCACCCTGCGCTATCAGGTGTCGGGGACAGGCGGTGACCCGGTGGTGCTCATTCATGGCCTGAGCGGCTCGTGGCGCTGGTGGCGGCGGCAACTGCCGGTGCTCGCCGCGCGTCACCGGGTGTACGTCGTGGACCTGACCGGCTACGGCCACCACGCCGCGTGGCGGCAGCGTTCGCTCGGGGTGCGCGAGGACGCCGCGCTGATCGCCCGCTGGCTCGCGGCGCAGGGCCTCGAGCACGTCACCCTCATCGGGCACTCGATGGGCGGGCACATCGCCGTGCATGTCGCGGCGCTCGCGCCCGAGCGGGTCAGCGGGCTGGTCCTCGCCTGCGCGAGCGGGCTGCTGCGGGACCACCCGGTGCGCGCCGCGCTGCATCTCCCCCGGGCGGCGCTCACCGGGCGACCCTCCTTTTTGCCGGTGATTCTCGCCGACTCGGCGCGGGCGGGGCTGCCCAACCTGTGGCGCTCGGCGACGCAACTGCTGCGTGACAGCGTGCTTGAGCTGCTGCCCGACATCCATGCCCGCACGCTGGTCGTGTGGGGCGGGCGCGACGCCCTGATTCCGGTGGCGCTGGGGCGGCAGCTCGCGGCGAGCATTCCGGGGGCGCAGTACGTCGAGCTGCCGCGCGCCGGGCACGTGGTGATGGTGGACGACCCGGCGGGGTTCAACCGGGCGGTGCTCGAGTTTCTGGCCCAGGATGCAGAGACCCAGGACCCAGGAACTCAGGTGCCGGGTGCGTAA
- the uvrC gene encoding excinuclease ABC subunit UvrC translates to MHFDDLPVLPTTPGVYIFRKGGVPIYIGKANNLRSRVSQHFKAGGKSGKFTKLAESLEFISAANEVEALVLEANLIKQHRPHYNVLLKDDKHYPFLKLTNEAYPMLVVTRRVLKDGANYYGPYPDASAVRRVKHLIDTMFPLRKNSGLPMQKKPRPCLNYHMGRCLGPCIDAAQPDEYRQAVEDVKALLEGRAAPVIARLKEDMKVAAQGQDFEQAARLRDRVQAVEKLFGTEQHAFVSEETDLDFLGAAQAGEFAMVQLFRMRGGRVVGRDKRFLTGADETGLGEIIGAFVADYYTQATHVPPLILLPAEYEDAALWSEFLSRQAGRRVEMRTPKRGDKTDLIEMAQRNAAVGLDSEMALLERRGDHPGLDALKDVLALPERPWRIEGYDNSNLFGTNIVSGMVVFEGGRSRRGEHRRFKVRGLEHPDDYESMKQTIYRRFTGSLADKLPLPDLMLIDGGRGQVNAALDALKEAGVQVPVVGLAKREERLILPGRYGAQWWLETGTEVGVDRELLLPHTHPALRMLIGVRDEVHNYAVSYHRKLRGEGMLRSVFDDLPGIGQKRRDALLEHFTSLEDLAAAPVEHIAAVPGMTLRAAQSVKEFLQAREAQLPRAGG, encoded by the coding sequence GTGCATTTCGACGACCTGCCCGTGCTGCCCACCACTCCCGGCGTGTACATCTTTCGCAAGGGGGGCGTGCCGATTTATATCGGCAAGGCGAACAACCTGCGTTCGCGGGTGTCGCAGCACTTCAAGGCGGGCGGCAAGAGCGGCAAGTTCACCAAGCTCGCCGAGTCGCTCGAATTCATCAGCGCCGCCAACGAGGTCGAGGCACTCGTGCTCGAAGCCAACCTCATCAAGCAGCACCGCCCGCACTACAACGTGCTGCTCAAGGACGACAAGCACTATCCGTTCCTGAAGCTGACGAACGAGGCGTACCCGATGCTCGTGGTCACGCGCCGGGTGCTCAAGGACGGGGCGAACTACTACGGGCCGTATCCCGACGCCTCGGCGGTGCGGCGGGTCAAGCACCTGATCGACACCATGTTTCCGCTGCGTAAAAATTCGGGCCTGCCGATGCAGAAAAAGCCGCGCCCCTGCCTGAATTACCACATGGGCCGCTGCCTGGGACCGTGCATCGACGCCGCGCAGCCCGATGAATACCGGCAGGCGGTCGAGGACGTCAAAGCGCTGCTCGAAGGCCGCGCCGCGCCGGTCATCGCCCGGCTGAAAGAGGACATGAAGGTGGCGGCGCAGGGCCAGGATTTCGAGCAGGCGGCGCGGCTGCGTGACCGGGTGCAGGCGGTGGAAAAGCTTTTCGGCACCGAGCAGCACGCCTTTGTCAGTGAGGAAACCGACCTCGACTTTCTGGGGGCGGCGCAGGCGGGCGAGTTTGCGATGGTGCAGCTGTTCCGGATGCGCGGCGGGCGCGTGGTGGGGCGCGACAAACGCTTCCTGACGGGGGCCGACGAAACGGGCCTCGGCGAAATCATCGGCGCCTTCGTTGCCGACTACTACACCCAGGCGACGCACGTGCCGCCGCTGATTTTGCTGCCCGCCGAGTACGAGGACGCCGCGCTGTGGAGCGAGTTTCTCTCGCGGCAGGCGGGCCGGCGCGTCGAGATGCGCACCCCCAAGCGCGGCGACAAGACCGACCTGATCGAGATGGCCCAGCGCAACGCGGCGGTGGGGCTCGACTCGGAAATGGCGCTGCTCGAACGCCGGGGCGACCATCCGGGGTTGGATGCGCTCAAGGACGTGCTCGCGCTGCCCGAGCGGCCCTGGCGCATCGAGGGCTACGACAACTCGAACCTGTTTGGCACCAACATCGTCTCAGGCATGGTGGTCTTCGAGGGCGGGCGCTCGCGCCGGGGCGAGCACCGCCGCTTCAAGGTGCGCGGACTCGAGCACCCCGACGACTACGAGTCGATGAAGCAGACGATTTACCGCCGCTTCACCGGTTCGCTCGCCGACAAGCTGCCGCTGCCCGACCTGATGCTGATCGACGGCGGGCGCGGGCAGGTGAACGCCGCGCTCGACGCCCTCAAGGAAGCCGGCGTGCAGGTGCCGGTCGTCGGCCTCGCCAAGCGCGAGGAGCGCCTGATTTTGCCGGGGCGCTACGGGGCGCAGTGGTGGCTGGAAACGGGGACCGAGGTCGGCGTGGACCGCGAGCTGCTGCTCCCGCACACCCACCCGGCGCTGCGGATGCTCATCGGCGTGCGCGACGAGGTGCACAACTACGCGGTGAGCTACCACCGCAAGCTGCGCGGCGAGGGGATGTTGCGCTCGGTCTTCGACGACCTGCCGGGCATCGGGCAAAAGCGGCGCGACGCCCTGCTCGAGCATTTCACCAGCTTGGAAGACCTCGCCGCCGCCCCCGTTGAGCACATCGCCGCCGTGCCGGGGATGACCTTGAGGGCGGCGCAAAGCGTCAAAGAGTTTTTGCAGGCGCGCGAAGCCCAGTTGCCGCGCGCAGGAGGCTGA
- a CDS encoding alanine--glyoxylate aminotransferase family protein, with protein sequence MFEDTHDEHVLLTPGPTPIHPRAQKALIRSMLGHMDPEVFALNSEIQRDLREMYGTEPEGFTALLAGTGSLGMEAGFANLVEAGDEVLVCANGSFGRRMAEMAARYGAKVRLVTAPLGEAIKPADVAAHLDDDISMVAVVHGETSTGVLNPVPEIAELVRGSGALLTVDAVTTAGMEPFHMQQWGVDYAYTGAQKCLSAPPGLAPVAISERAFSRFAARRTQTPLWYCDFEGLRDYWVNHTYHHTVPVNLHFAFHAALRAALEEGLEARQARVRLMGRVIERTLAPLGFSHYVRRPEDRLPTVLALRLPEGFDDAGLRQALRQREISVTGGLGPTAGVIWRLGLMGESARPGPYHRLMTELEDLLGAPGLLDRYEAVLAEEQRGELALA encoded by the coding sequence ATGTTCGAGGATACCCACGACGAGCACGTTCTGCTGACCCCCGGCCCGACGCCGATTCACCCGCGCGCGCAAAAGGCGCTGATTCGCTCGATGCTGGGGCACATGGACCCCGAGGTCTTTGCGCTCAACAGCGAGATTCAGCGCGACCTGCGCGAGATGTACGGCACCGAGCCGGAGGGCTTTACGGCGCTTCTCGCCGGCACGGGCTCGCTCGGGATGGAAGCGGGCTTCGCCAATCTGGTGGAAGCGGGCGACGAGGTGCTGGTGTGCGCCAACGGCAGCTTCGGGCGCCGCATGGCCGAGATGGCGGCGCGCTACGGCGCCAAAGTCCGCCTCGTGACTGCGCCGCTGGGCGAGGCGATCAAGCCGGCGGATGTGGCCGCGCACCTCGACGACGACATTTCGATGGTGGCCGTCGTTCACGGCGAAACGAGCACCGGCGTCCTGAATCCGGTGCCCGAGATTGCCGAACTCGTGCGCGGCAGCGGGGCGCTGCTCACGGTGGACGCGGTGACCACGGCGGGCATGGAACCCTTTCATATGCAGCAGTGGGGCGTGGACTACGCCTACACCGGGGCGCAAAAGTGCCTCTCGGCCCCTCCCGGCCTGGCCCCGGTGGCGATCAGCGAGCGCGCCTTCTCGCGCTTCGCCGCCCGGCGCACCCAGACGCCGCTGTGGTACTGCGATTTCGAGGGACTGCGCGACTACTGGGTGAACCACACCTACCACCACACCGTGCCGGTCAACCTGCACTTTGCGTTCCACGCGGCGCTGCGGGCGGCCCTGGAAGAAGGCCTGGAGGCCCGGCAGGCTCGCGTGCGCCTGATGGGCCGCGTGATCGAGCGCACCCTGGCGCCGCTGGGCTTCTCGCACTACGTTCGCCGCCCTGAAGACCGCCTGCCGACCGTGCTCGCGTTGCGGCTGCCCGAGGGCTTCGACGACGCTGGCCTGCGCCAGGCCCTGAGACAGCGCGAAATCAGCGTGACCGGCGGCCTTGGCCCCACGGCGGGCGTGATCTGGCGCCTGGGCCTGATGGGCGAGTCGGCGCGGCCCGGCCCCTACCACCGCCTGATGACCGAACTCGAGGATCTGCTCGGGGCGCCGGGGCTGCTTGACCGTTACGAAGCCGTGCTCGCCGAGGAGCAGCGGGGCGAACTGGCGCTGGCCTGA
- a CDS encoding alpha/beta fold hydrolase, with protein MRNGHSQWTLVDGLWTHARVLGSGPPLVVVPGLGCASWMYERVGRHLARTRTVYLYDPPGHGDSQGRPGEPACIADLTDHLAAWLNASGLRCAPLFGHSLGGEVIFDLAARHPRCTTGLIACAPTGIPENPSVAAQLVRLLRDLPRERPGLWPGGLRAYGRAGPGTMYRLAHDQSQHHTGALLPHIRVPTLLLDGDRDPVIRGWTVEEIQRGIPHAVIRVIHGGTHALTDSHPRAVASYARDFLELLGDHHLHTGAQYDRALKQ; from the coding sequence GTGCGTAACGGCCACTCGCAGTGGACGCTCGTTGACGGCCTGTGGACCCACGCCCGGGTGCTCGGCAGTGGGCCGCCGCTCGTCGTGGTGCCGGGGCTGGGCTGCGCGTCGTGGATGTACGAGCGCGTCGGGCGGCACCTCGCGCGCACGCGCACGGTCTACCTCTACGACCCGCCGGGGCACGGCGACAGCCAGGGGCGCCCCGGTGAACCGGCCTGCATCGCGGACCTCACCGACCACCTCGCAGCGTGGCTGAACGCGAGCGGGCTGCGCTGCGCCCCGCTGTTCGGGCATTCGCTCGGCGGCGAAGTCATTTTCGACCTCGCGGCGCGCCATCCGCGCTGCACCACCGGGCTGATCGCCTGCGCCCCCACCGGCATTCCCGAGAACCCCAGCGTGGCCGCGCAGCTCGTGCGGCTGCTCCGCGACCTGCCGCGCGAGCGCCCCGGGTTGTGGCCCGGCGGCCTGCGGGCGTACGGGCGCGCCGGCCCCGGCACCATGTACCGCCTCGCCCACGACCAGAGTCAGCACCACACCGGCGCCCTCTTGCCCCACATCCGGGTGCCCACGCTGCTGCTTGACGGCGACCGCGACCCGGTGATTCGCGGCTGGACCGTCGAGGAAATCCAGCGCGGCATCCCCCACGCCGTCATCCGCGTCATTCACGGCGGCACCCACGCCCTGACCGACAGCCACCCCCGCGCGGTGGCGAGCTACGCACGCGACTTTCTGGAGCTGCTCGGCGACCACCACCTCCACACCGGGGCGCAGTATGACCGGGCTTTGAAGCAATAA
- a CDS encoding DUF2171 domain-containing protein yields the protein MNTDQIKEHMPIICADGKNHGEVDHLDGEYIKIAKDAQGQHHWLPLSAVDHVDEHVHLKLSHEQVHQQMLSEDPHPEHRK from the coding sequence ATGAACACCGATCAGATCAAGGAACACATGCCGATCATCTGCGCCGATGGAAAAAACCACGGCGAAGTGGACCACCTCGACGGCGAATACATCAAGATCGCCAAGGACGCCCAGGGCCAGCACCACTGGCTGCCGCTGAGCGCGGTGGACCATGTGGATGAGCATGTTCACCTCAAGCTCTCGCACGAGCAGGTGCATCAGCAGATGCTCAGCGAAGACCCGCACCCCGAGCACCGGAAGTAA
- the hisS gene encoding histidine--tRNA ligase: MAIQRPKGTNDLLPSGSPKTEAFQRAAAHEWLIAQAREVLERAGAQRIDTPMFEEAELVKRGVGGSTDIVRKEMFTVYYFGDHGGYVLRPEGTASIVRAYLENGLKQLPAPLKLWTSGPMFRAERHQKGRYRQFTQVDYEVLGSADALVDAEAIALMVAVVQKLGLRGVRVKLGSIGDPEDRERYNAYLRDLFSPHLGRLSDDSKDRLERNPMRILDSKSASDQELLAELSVRPMLDFLGEGAAADFRQVQAYLSDWGVPFDLDPSIVRGLDYYRRTAWELHYEGIGAKSALGGGGRYDGLSEQLGGGSVPGIGWAFGVERLLLALEQEGIEIPGSGGPQLYVAALDEENVPLAARVALAARASCRAEFAYRAMKPGSAFKDAERRGAVWVGLIGSEEAAAGTLSLKNLHTGEQKTVPVGELGQALA; encoded by the coding sequence ATGGCGATTCAGCGTCCCAAAGGCACCAACGACCTCCTGCCGAGCGGCAGTCCCAAGACCGAAGCGTTTCAACGGGCCGCGGCCCACGAGTGGCTGATCGCGCAGGCCCGTGAAGTGCTCGAACGCGCCGGGGCGCAGCGCATCGACACGCCGATGTTCGAGGAAGCCGAACTCGTCAAGCGCGGGGTGGGCGGCTCGACCGACATCGTGCGCAAGGAGATGTTTACCGTCTACTACTTCGGCGACCACGGCGGCTACGTGCTGCGTCCCGAGGGCACGGCGAGCATCGTGCGGGCGTATCTGGAGAACGGGCTCAAGCAACTGCCCGCGCCGCTCAAGCTCTGGACCTCGGGGCCGATGTTCCGCGCCGAGCGGCACCAGAAGGGCCGCTACCGCCAGTTCACGCAGGTGGATTACGAGGTGCTGGGCTCCGCCGACGCGCTCGTCGACGCCGAGGCGATTGCGCTGATGGTGGCGGTGGTGCAAAAGCTGGGGCTGCGGGGCGTGCGCGTCAAGCTCGGGTCCATCGGCGACCCGGAGGACCGCGAGCGCTACAACGCGTACCTGCGTGATTTGTTCTCGCCGCACTTGGGGCGCCTCTCCGACGATTCCAAAGACCGCCTGGAGCGCAACCCGATGCGGATTCTGGATTCCAAGAGCGCGAGTGACCAGGAACTGCTGGCCGAGCTCAGCGTGCGGCCCATGCTCGACTTCCTCGGCGAAGGCGCCGCCGCCGACTTCCGGCAGGTGCAGGCCTACCTGAGCGACTGGGGCGTGCCGTTCGACCTCGACCCGAGCATCGTGCGCGGGCTGGACTATTACCGCCGCACCGCCTGGGAACTCCACTACGAGGGCATCGGCGCCAAGTCGGCCCTGGGCGGCGGCGGGCGCTACGACGGCCTGAGTGAACAACTCGGCGGCGGCAGCGTGCCGGGCATCGGCTGGGCGTTCGGCGTCGAGCGGCTGTTGCTGGCGCTCGAGCAGGAAGGCATCGAGATTCCGGGCAGCGGCGGGCCGCAGCTCTACGTCGCGGCGCTGGACGAAGAAAACGTGCCGCTGGCGGCGCGGGTGGCGCTCGCGGCCCGCGCGTCTTGCCGCGCCGAGTTCGCCTACCGCGCCATGAAACCGGGCAGCGCCTTCAAGGACGCCGAGCGCCGGGGCGCCGTGTGGGTGGGCCTCATCGGGTCGGAGGAAGCCGCCGCCGGGACCCTGAGCCTGAAAAACCTGCACACCGGCGAGCAAAAGACCGTGCCGGTCGGGGAGCTGGGACAGGCCCTTGCTTGA
- a CDS encoding methionine ABC transporter ATP-binding protein, with amino-acid sequence MTLPSSPPALHFEGVSKTYPGQPAPALSDLTLTVARGSRTGIIGRSGAGKSTLVRLISGLETPDAGRLLVQGQDVTRLGRAEQRQRQARTGLVFQHFNLLAQPTVLGNVTLPLELAGQPRAQREQRALELLEQVGLADFARRYPAQLSGGQKQRVGIARALVTGPDLLLADEATSALDPETSAGILDLLTRLQRERDLTLLIVTHQLEVVRAATTHVAVLDRGRLVEQGPTRHLLAQPQHEVTRALLDAHRPEVTLGAGEVLRHVNLDDLGAQTLAALARLGARLVQAEAHPQGVDAWLVVREDAGDLSALRPSAEVWTPAPVSA; translated from the coding sequence GTGACCTTACCGTCCTCCCCCCCAGCCTTGCACTTCGAAGGCGTCAGCAAAACCTACCCCGGCCAGCCGGCGCCGGCGCTGAGCGATTTGACCCTCACCGTTGCGCGCGGCAGCCGCACCGGCATCATCGGACGCAGCGGCGCAGGCAAAAGCACGCTGGTGCGGCTGATTTCCGGGCTCGAAACGCCCGATGCGGGCCGGCTGCTCGTGCAGGGCCAGGACGTGACCCGGCTGGGCCGCGCCGAGCAGCGCCAGCGTCAGGCGCGCACCGGACTGGTCTTTCAGCACTTCAACCTGCTCGCGCAGCCCACGGTGCTCGGCAACGTGACCCTGCCGCTCGAACTCGCCGGGCAGCCCCGCGCGCAGCGGGAACAACGCGCGCTGGAACTGCTCGAACAGGTGGGTCTGGCCGATTTCGCCCGCCGCTACCCCGCGCAACTGTCCGGCGGGCAAAAGCAGCGCGTCGGCATTGCGCGCGCGCTGGTGACTGGCCCCGACCTGCTGCTCGCCGACGAGGCGACGAGTGCGCTCGACCCCGAGACGAGCGCCGGGATTCTGGACCTGCTCACCCGCTTGCAGCGCGAGCGCGACCTGACGCTGCTTATCGTCACGCACCAGCTCGAAGTCGTGCGGGCGGCGACCACCCACGTCGCGGTGCTCGACCGGGGGCGACTGGTGGAGCAGGGCCCTACCCGACACCTGCTTGCGCAGCCGCAGCACGAGGTGACGCGCGCGCTGCTCGACGCCCACCGCCCCGAGGTCACGCTCGGCGCCGGAGAAGTGCTGCGGCACGTCAATCTGGACGACCTCGGCGCCCAGACGCTTGCGGCACTGGCCCGGCTCGGCGCGCGGCTGGTGCAGGCCGAGGCCCACCCGCAGGGCGTGGACGCTTGGCTGGTCGTGCGCGAGGACGCGGGCGACCTGTCCGCGCTGCGGCCCTCGGCTGAGGTCTGGACGCCCGCGCCGGTGAGCGCATGA